GAGTAGTCGATTGGATAATGGGATTAGGCGATTGACCGACGGCTTCTATAACTGTCTGAACTTCAATGATGAACTTCGGTTCGTTCGATGGTACCGGTTTTTTGCGTCCAGATTCATCTGGGTCGCCAAGTTCCATTTTCTGGCATTCGATACCGGAGACACGTCCATTCTCATCACCGATAATGCGAGTCGGATTTGTCAGCATCATAAACTCAATACCTTCCTGCTCAGCATGATGCACTTCTTCTAAACGTGCTGGCATTTCCGTCCGCGAACGACGATAAATCAAATAGGCGTGTTCGGCTCCGAGACGTTTTGAGGTACGCACTGCATCCATCGCAGTATTACCTCCTCCAATAACCGCTACACTTTTTCCAATTTTGATCGGTGTATCGTATTCGGGAAATTTGTATGCCTTCATCAGATTAACGCGGGTCAGGAATTCGTTTGCAGAGTACACGCCATTGAGATTCTCTCCGGGAATTCCCATAAATTGCGGCGTGCCGGCACCTGTTCCGAGGAAGATTGCCTGGAAACCCCACTCAGTGAACAATTCATCAATCGTTTCTGTCCGTCCAACGAGAAAGTTTGTTTCGATCTTCACACCCAGGGCTTTAATACGTTCTGCTTCCAGATCGAGAATCGTGCGCGGAAGTCGAAACTCCGGAATACCGTATCGTAATACTCCGCCAACAGCATGGAGTGCCTCAAAGATTGTTACTTGATAACCGAGCTTCGCTAATTCGGCAGCACACGTTAATCCGGCTGGACCGGAACCGACGATTGCCACTTTCTCAGGTCGTTTCTCATTAATCATTGGTGGAGTGAAAAGATTATTCTTCAACTCATAGTCAGCGACAAAGCGCTCCAATTTTCCGATCGCTACAGGATCATGTTTCTTTCCAAGTGTGCAGACTAACTCGCACTGTTCTTCTTGCGGGCACACACGTCCGCAAATAGCAGGGAGGTAATTCGACTCACGGATTTTATTCACTGCACCGATATAATCTTTCTGGTACACCAATTGGATAAAAGAACGAATATCGATATTGACGGGACATCCTTCCCGGCACACTGGGTTTTGACACTCAAGACAACGTGCCGCTTCGATCAACGCCCGCTCTTCATCTACGCCAAACGAGACTTCAGTGAAGTTATGATTTCGTTCATTCGGTTCTTGTTCAATGGAAGCTTGTCGCGGAATTTTCATCCGTTCTGAGGGTTTCATTTTATTTACCGTGATCATGATGCCATCCCCTCTTTTCTGCATACGTGCGGTTCTTCAAGGAACCGATCAACGGAAATCTTTTCCATATCCGTGTAACTGCGGTTGCGTAAAAGCATTTCATCAAAATCCACCTCGTGCCCTTCAAATTCCGGACCATCCACACACGCGAACTTCATTTTACCATTCACCGTTACACGGCATCCGCCGCACATACCGGTACCGTCCACCATCACCGCGTTCAGACTTACCAGCGTGCGAACACTATAGGGCTTCGTAAGATTCGAAACCGCCCTCATCATCGGCAAGGGGCCGATGGCATACACCATGTTGATACCAAGACTTGCATCGAGCAATTCTTTGAGCTGATCAGTCACAAATCCTTTTCGCTTGTATGAGCCGTCGTCCGTCGTGATATAAAGCGTATCTGAAACGCTTTCCATTTCTTTCTCAAGAATCACAAGATCTTTCGAGCGCGCCCCAACAATCGTGTAAATGGTGTTACCGGCATCCTTGAGAGCTTTCGTGATGGGATACAATTCTGCTGTTCCAACACCGCCGCCAATACAAGCGATTGTTTTTCCAGTTTCAATCGGTGTAGGGTTACCTAATGGACCCATTACATCCATGATCAGATCGCCTTCCTTCTTCAACGCCAATGCTTTCGTTGTTTTACCAATCGCTTGTACAATTAAAGTAATAGTGCCGTCATGGAGATTGCTATCCACGAGGGTAAGAGGAATGCGTTCGCCGGTTTCTTCCACTCGAATAATCACGAAGTTGCCGGCTTTACGTTTCCGTGCTACGTAAAGCGCTTCAATAATAAATTTCGTAATAGTAGGTGCAAGTATTTTCTTTTCAACGATGCGATACACAAAGGCTCCTTTATCAAGCGAGTTAATATTTTATCAATTC
The nucleotide sequence above comes from Ignavibacteriales bacterium. Encoded proteins:
- a CDS encoding sulfide/dihydroorotate dehydrogenase-like FAD/NAD-binding protein; this translates as MYRIVEKKILAPTITKFIIEALYVARKRKAGNFVIIRVEETGERIPLTLVDSNLHDGTITLIVQAIGKTTKALALKKEGDLIMDVMGPLGNPTPIETGKTIACIGGGVGTAELYPITKALKDAGNTIYTIVGARSKDLVILEKEMESVSDTLYITTDDGSYKRKGFVTDQLKELLDASLGINMVYAIGPLPMMRAVSNLTKPYSVRTLVSLNAVMVDGTGMCGGCRVTVNGKMKFACVDGPEFEGHEVDFDEMLLRNRSYTDMEKISVDRFLEEPHVCRKEGMAS
- the gltA gene encoding NADPH-dependent glutamate synthase yields the protein MITVNKMKPSERMKIPRQASIEQEPNERNHNFTEVSFGVDEERALIEAARCLECQNPVCREGCPVNIDIRSFIQLVYQKDYIGAVNKIRESNYLPAICGRVCPQEEQCELVCTLGKKHDPVAIGKLERFVADYELKNNLFTPPMINEKRPEKVAIVGSGPAGLTCAAELAKLGYQVTIFEALHAVGGVLRYGIPEFRLPRTILDLEAERIKALGVKIETNFLVGRTETIDELFTEWGFQAIFLGTGAGTPQFMGIPGENLNGVYSANEFLTRVNLMKAYKFPEYDTPIKIGKSVAVIGGGNTAMDAVRTSKRLGAEHAYLIYRRSRTEMPARLEEVHHAEQEGIEFMMLTNPTRIIGDENGRVSGIECQKMELGDPDESGRKKPVPSNEPKFIIEVQTVIEAVGQSPNPIIQSTTPGLQTGRKGVVIADELQRTSREGIFAGGDLSRGGATVILAMRDGKIAANEIHNYLQKKYH